The Streptomyces sp. NBC_00162 genome window below encodes:
- a CDS encoding 3'-5' exonuclease translates to MTGDWHGGVLIGFDLETTGTEPGESRIVTAAVVEVRGGEVRERRGWLADPGIPIPEGASAIHGISTERAVAEGRPVREVADEVARALVGHWRAGAVVVAYNAAFDLTLLSAELARHGLPSLAERLGGAATGPVVDPLTIDRAVDRYRRGKRTLEAVCGVYGVTLDAAHDAGADALAAVEVARAIAARHPEVAALTPADLHARQGTWHARWARDFQSYLRRQGTPDAVIDTAWPLRGLVPAAG, encoded by the coding sequence ATGACGGGGGACTGGCACGGCGGTGTGCTGATCGGGTTCGACCTGGAGACGACCGGCACGGAGCCGGGGGAGTCGCGGATCGTGACGGCGGCGGTGGTCGAGGTGCGGGGCGGCGAGGTGCGCGAGCGGCGCGGCTGGCTCGCGGACCCGGGGATACCGATTCCGGAAGGGGCCTCGGCGATCCACGGGATCAGCACGGAGCGGGCCGTCGCCGAGGGCCGCCCGGTGCGGGAGGTGGCCGACGAGGTCGCCCGGGCGCTGGTCGGGCACTGGCGCGCGGGGGCGGTGGTCGTCGCGTACAACGCGGCCTTCGACCTGACCCTGCTCTCCGCGGAGCTGGCCCGGCACGGGCTGCCGTCGCTGGCCGAGCGGCTGGGCGGGGCGGCGACCGGGCCGGTGGTCGACCCGCTGACCATTGACCGGGCCGTCGACCGCTACCGGCGCGGCAAGCGGACCCTGGAGGCGGTCTGCGGGGTGTACGGGGTCACCTTGGACGCCGCGCACGACGCCGGGGCGGACGCCCTGGCCGCGGTCGAGGTGGCCCGCGCGATAGCCGCGCGCCACCCCGAGGTGGCCGCCCTCACCCCGGCCGACCTGCACGCCCGTCAGGGCACCTGGCACGCGCGCTGGGCCCGGGACTTCCAGTCCTACCTCCGCCGCCAGGGCACCCCGGACGCGGTGATCGACACCGCCTGGCCGCTGCGGGGCCTGGTGCCGGCGGCCGGCTAG
- a CDS encoding SAV2148 family HEPN domain-containing protein, giving the protein MSSGGLELPPGDSGHEGGPADAPSAGVAAGAVSLAPQAAGSARAGAELDWGAEAWSEVRTRAQRAGRAYIWLNLIEQRLRSVVGAVLRPIYEPVHGGDDWVVAAAGPAGQEWVQRAVAVREVSRRKGYLLDSADDNVLSFLTLPQLRELMVQHWPCFEPYFDDRREIELALDELEVTRNVVSRNRALSRPVLEQAERASARLLEVLGGGSGSPSADRLPIDAVEDLVGDRYADVISVHPDRVRLQRQLPAEDLFGGARRLDAIGIGLNLLVQNFSGRRLVRLTEAGCRVRLLFLNPASSAVKRRERELGLRKGELSRSVEMNILHVRRVRAGLRDPSRFEIHVFDETPRFTAYLVEGQSSGIAVVQSYLRRARGMESPVLVLRGGGRGVPKDADHGLFTTYREEFESVWEDSRPVS; this is encoded by the coding sequence GTGAGCTCGGGAGGTCTGGAGCTGCCCCCTGGTGACAGCGGTCACGAGGGTGGCCCCGCGGACGCACCGTCGGCGGGGGTCGCGGCCGGGGCGGTGTCGCTGGCCCCGCAGGCGGCCGGGAGCGCCCGGGCCGGCGCCGAGCTGGACTGGGGCGCGGAGGCCTGGAGCGAGGTCCGCACCCGGGCGCAGCGCGCGGGCCGTGCGTACATCTGGCTGAACCTGATCGAACAGCGGCTGCGGTCGGTGGTCGGCGCGGTACTGAGGCCGATCTACGAGCCGGTGCACGGCGGGGACGACTGGGTGGTCGCGGCCGCCGGGCCCGCCGGGCAGGAGTGGGTGCAGCGGGCGGTGGCCGTGCGCGAGGTCAGCCGCCGCAAGGGCTACCTGCTCGACTCGGCCGACGACAACGTGCTGAGCTTCCTGACCCTCCCGCAGCTGCGGGAGCTGATGGTCCAGCACTGGCCCTGCTTCGAACCGTACTTCGACGACCGGCGCGAGATCGAGCTCGCCCTGGACGAGCTGGAGGTCACCCGCAACGTCGTCTCCCGCAACCGGGCGCTGTCCCGTCCGGTGCTGGAACAGGCGGAACGGGCCTCCGCGCGGCTGCTGGAGGTGCTGGGCGGCGGCTCGGGCAGCCCCTCGGCCGACCGGCTGCCGATCGACGCCGTCGAGGACCTGGTGGGCGACCGGTACGCGGACGTCATCTCGGTCCACCCGGACCGGGTGCGCCTGCAGCGCCAGCTTCCGGCGGAGGACCTCTTCGGCGGCGCGCGGCGGCTCGACGCCATCGGCATAGGCCTCAACCTGCTGGTCCAGAACTTCTCGGGCCGAAGACTCGTCCGGCTCACGGAAGCCGGCTGCCGGGTGCGGCTGCTGTTCCTGAACCCGGCGAGCAGCGCGGTCAAGCGGCGCGAGCGCGAGCTGGGGCTGCGCAAGGGCGAGCTGAGCCGCTCGGTGGAGATGAACATCCTGCACGTCCGCCGGGTCCGGGCGGGCCTGCGGGACCCCTCGCGCTTCGAGATCCACGTCTTCGACGAGACCCCGCGCTTCACCGCCTACCTGGTGGAGGGCCAGTCCTCGGGGATCGCCGTGGTCCAGTCGTACCTGCGGCGGGCGCGCGGCATGGAATCGCCCGTCCTGGTCCTGCGCGGCGGCGGCCGGGGCGTGCCGAAGGACGCCGACCACGGGCTGTTCACGACGTACCGCGAGGAATTCGAATCGGTGTGGGAGGACTCCCGGCCGGTGTCGTGA